One Oscillospiraceae bacterium DNA window includes the following coding sequences:
- a CDS encoding ABC transporter ATP-binding protein, giving the protein MLEIKDFSKTYPGGKRAADHVTLTVEDGDIYGFIGHNGAGKSTTIRAVVGVMEFEEGDIFINGHSMKTEPVECKRETAYIPDNPDLYEHLTGIQYLNFVADIFGIDGTVREERIKKYGDLFEITPALGDLISSYSHGMKQKVAIISALIHKPKLMVLDEPFVGLDPKASLDLKNVMRELCAGGCSIFFSTHVLEVAQKLCNKIAIIKQGKIVAAGTMEELTKDQSLEDVFMEVAEDVR; this is encoded by the coding sequence ATGCTGGAAATTAAGGATTTTTCAAAAACATATCCAGGGGGAAAACGCGCAGCCGACCACGTGACGTTGACAGTCGAGGACGGTGATATCTACGGATTTATCGGCCATAACGGTGCAGGTAAGAGTACGACGATCCGCGCAGTCGTGGGCGTGATGGAGTTTGAGGAAGGCGATATCTTCATCAATGGTCATTCGATGAAGACGGAGCCGGTAGAATGTAAGCGGGAAACGGCATATATTCCGGATAATCCGGATTTATACGAGCATTTGACAGGGATACAGTATTTGAATTTTGTGGCGGATATCTTTGGGATTGACGGAACCGTCCGAGAAGAACGAATTAAAAAGTATGGGGATTTATTTGAAATTACGCCAGCGCTTGGGGATTTGATTTCGTCTTATTCGCATGGAATGAAGCAGAAGGTGGCCATCATCTCGGCACTGATCCATAAACCGAAGCTGATGGTGCTGGACGAACCGTTTGTGGGGCTGGACCCGAAAGCGTCACTGGATCTAAAAAATGTGATGCGGGAGTTGTGCGCCGGGGGCTGCAGCATTTTCTTCTCGACCCATGTGCTGGAGGTTGCGCAGAAGCTGTGCAACAAAATTGCAATCATCAAACAGGGAAAGATTGTCGCAGCCGGAACGATGGAAGAACTGACCAAAGACCAGTCGCTGGAAGATGTGTTCATGGAGGTGGCGGAGGATGTCAGGTAA
- a CDS encoding GNAT family N-acetyltransferase — translation MKMEFKKLTENELGTFINIRINHLREEGAKEDFDLRPALMDYYDKHMKDGSFVSWLAIEDGVIIGTSGMSIVEKPPYYRCQSGKMGLLSSMYTNPDYRRMGIAKELLNRVIDEARMQGCGTIQITASDMGVKLYTAYGFVHNGNFMQYKL, via the coding sequence ATGAAGATGGAATTCAAGAAACTGACAGAAAATGAACTTGGAACCTTTATAAATATAAGAATAAACCATCTTAGAGAAGAGGGCGCAAAAGAAGATTTTGATTTAAGACCTGCTCTAATGGATTACTATGACAAACATATGAAAGATGGTTCATTTGTGTCATGGCTTGCGATAGAAGATGGCGTGATAATAGGCACAAGCGGAATGTCCATTGTTGAGAAACCACCATATTATAGATGTCAAAGTGGGAAAATGGGACTTTTATCAAGTATGTATACAAATCCAGATTATAGAAGAATGGGCATTGCGAAAGAACTTTTGAACAGAGTTATCGATGAGGCAAGGATGCAGGGATGTGGGACTATTCAAATTACTGCTTCTGATATGGGAGTTAAATTATACACTGCATACGGATTTGTTCATAATGGTAATTTTATGCAGTATAAACTGTAA
- a CDS encoding AAA family ATPase, protein MKKLFLIGGPMGVGKTAVAQCLKEKLPDAVFLDGDWCWDASPFCVTEETKDMVMNNICYLLNSFVHCSAYDNIIFCWVMHEQEIIDTIINRVDVANCEVKIVSLTATKETLAERILKDVKNGIRTADVLDRSIARLPLYQRLTSIKIVTDGKSIQEVAEEISVL, encoded by the coding sequence ATGAAAAAGCTGTTTTTGATTGGCGGCCCAATGGGTGTGGGGAAAACCGCAGTTGCACAATGCCTCAAGGAAAAATTACCCGATGCGGTATTTCTTGACGGTGATTGGTGCTGGGATGCCAGTCCATTTTGCGTAACGGAAGAAACGAAAGACATGGTAATGAATAATATCTGCTACCTGCTGAACAGTTTTGTTCATTGTTCTGCCTATGATAACATCATATTTTGCTGGGTAATGCACGAGCAGGAAATTATCGACACGATTATCAACCGAGTGGATGTCGCAAATTGTGAAGTAAAAATTGTGTCACTGACCGCCACAAAAGAAACCCTTGCAGAAAGAATTTTGAAGGATGTTAAAAACGGTATCCGAACAGCGGATGTGCTGGACAGAAGTATCGCAAGGTTACCGCTTTATCAAAGACTCACTAGTATCAAAATAGTTACCGATGGAAAATCAATTCAAGAAGTTGCAGAGGAAATAAGCGTGCTGTAG